The proteins below come from a single Triticum aestivum cultivar Chinese Spring chromosome 5D, IWGSC CS RefSeq v2.1, whole genome shotgun sequence genomic window:
- the LOC123120868 gene encoding uncharacterized protein, translating into MDDVAAASKRRDGPGPPSLRHGGDITTLDFISRLPDEILGTILSLLPDTKDAGRTTVLSSRWRHLWRSALVNLVVNHLLSGREHDRVAIVSKILDVHHGPARCLSFHVGGICLRRDLPSVIDIFAILIPFIKKICLRGDRHAMFDGWFRSPALDGLEELNFYGSSLPGQLPPSVLRFATTLRVASIRACNVPDNDYVCFPRLEQLKLSRVTISESALHHLLASCTALQSLELRWIIGLRNIRIVSPTLRSIAISVCGQLVIEDAPCLERLIPLAQYVVPMTIKVIMAPKLKVLGYLTRQISKLLIGTIIIEEMIPVSFTTSVRTVKVLLHLNMHMEDVPQHDTLVDPIECLDLHLREIVLYNYQGMKRDVDFAKFFVLNARVLKAMKFGVYRASCNEIWMANQHRRLQLDNRASCDAQFDFNIKRALELAREINAQRIHLELDSQALMQMLKQPTKNLGVTGPWVEDLKLLLHSFQGFKVSWVRRSANVAAHKFAKVGAGDELCKFGSEGRRAAAAMDDAAAAEPEPKKLRQDEQEPPASREGDGDGEEKLDHISRMPDDILGSVISLLSTKEAARTRLLSSRWRHLWRSAPLNLVVDRRLSGRERDRVAIVSKILATHHGPACRFSLAIGAIRLRRDLYAKFDGWFRSPALDGLEELQFYGGCNPLPPSALRLAPTLRVASFRDCGFPDVAAVPALRLPRLKHLKLPGVAISEEALLHLLAGCTALESLELQGNGLSTVRIVSPTLRNIAVYVSYYHKSDVVLQELVIEDAPCLERLIPLDSGDVPMTITVIAAPKLTVLGYLSSQIYELVIGTIIVKEMIPVSLTAPMRTVKVLVLESIGPNLDTIARFLRCFPCMEKLYIQSRFRKDMKNVGPYDILIDPIECLSLHLSAIVINTYRGMQPDVNFAKFFVLNAKVLKVMKFGVCGTYNEKWMANQQRRLQLDKRASRDARFDFERDVGGCWFSNKKHTHDLWIADPFDSSLCNCC; encoded by the exons ATGGACGATGTGGCGGCGGCTTCGAAGCGGCGGGACGGGCCAGGACCTCCGTCCCTCAGGCACGGCGGTGACATTACAACCCTCGACTTCATCAGCCGCCTTCCCGACGAGATCCTCGgtaccatcctctccctcctccccgaTACCAAGGACGCCGGCCGGACAACCGTTCTGTCGTCGCGGTGGCGCCATCTCTGGCGCTCCGCCCTGGTCAACCTCGTCGTCAACCACCTCCTCTCCGGGCGGGAGCATGACCGCGTCGCCATCGTCTCCAAGATCCTCGACGTGCACCATGGCCCCGCACGCTGCCTCTCCTTCCACGTAGGCGGCATCTGCCTGCGCCGTGACTT GCCGAGTGTAATTGATATCTTCGCGATATTAATCCCCTTTATCAAAAAAATCTGCCTGCGCGGTGACCGCCACGCCATGTTCGACGGTTGGTTCCGGTCCCCGGCCCTTGATGGGCTCGAGGAGCTCAATTTCTATGGCTCTAGTCTGCCAGGCCAGCTGCCGCCGTCTGTGCTCCGTTTCGCgaccacgctgcgcgtcgccagcATCCGCGCTTGTAATGTTCCCGACAATGATTACGTCTGTTTCCCTCGGCTGGAGCAGCTCAAGCTCTCCCGCGTCACCATCTCCGAGTCAGCCCTCCACCACCTGCTCGCCAGCTGCACTGCGCTTCAGAGCCTTGAGCTTCGATGGATCATCGGGCTCCGCAACATTCGGATCGTCTCGCCCACTCTCCGCAGTATTGCTATCTCAGTTTGCGGCCAACTTGTTATCGAGGATGCGCCTTGTCTTGAAAGATTGATCCCACTTGCTCAATATGTCGTCCCAATGACAATCAAGGTCATCATGGCACCAAAACTGAAGGTGTTGGGCTACCTGACTAGACAAATCTCCAAGCTTCTAATTGGAACCATAATCATTGAG GAGATGATCCCTGTCAGTTTCACCACGTCGGTGCGAACGGTGAAGGTCTTG TTGCATCTTAACATGCATATGGAAGATGTGCCGCAACATGACACGCTGGTTGATCCTATCGAATGCCTTGACCTCCATCTAAGAGAAATAGTACTATACAACTACCAAGGCATGAAACGGGATGTTGACTTTGCCAAATTCTTCGTGTTGAATGCAAGGGTGCTCAAGGCAATGAAATTTGGTGTCTATCGTGCTAGCTGCAATGAGATATGGATGGCCAACCAGCATAGGCGGCTACAACTGGATAATAGAGCTTCTTGTGATGCGCAATTTGATTTCAACATAAA AAGGGCTTTGGAACTGGCCAGGGAGATCAATGCACAGCGCATACATCTGGAGTTGGACAGTCAAGCCTTGATGCAGATGCTAAAACAGCCCACGAAGAACCTGGGCGTCACTGGTCCATGGGTGGAGGATTTAAAGCTTTTGCTGCATTCTTTTCAGGGTTTTAAAGTCTCTTGGGTTAGGAGATCTGCTAATGTTGCCGCGCACAAGTTTGCTAAAGTAGGGGCGGGAGACGAACTATGTAAG TTTGGTAGTGAGggacggagggcggcggcggccatggacgATGCGGCGGCGGCCGAACCCGAGCCCAAGAAGCTGAGGCAGGACGAGCAAGAGCCTCCGGCGAGCAGGGAGGGTGACGGAGACGGCGAAGAGAAGCTCGACCACATCAGCCGCATGCCCGACGACATCCTCGGCAGcgtcatctccctcctctccacCAAGGAGGCCGCGCGGACACGCCTTCTCTCCTCGCGGTGGCGCCACCTCTGGCGCTCCGCCCCGCTCAACCTCGTCGTCGACCGCCGCCTCTCGGGACGGGAGCGCGACCGTGTCGCCATCGTCTCCAAGATCCTTGCCACGCACCACGGCCCTGCTTGCCGCTTCTCCCTCGCCATCGGCGCCATCCGCCTGCGCCGCGACCTCTACGCCAAGTTCGACGGCTGGTTCCGGTCCCCCGCGCTCGATGGCCTCGAGGAGCTCCAATTCTACGGGGGCtgcaatccgctgccgccgtccgcgctccgcttgGCGCCCACGCTGCGTGTCGCCAGCTTCCGCGACTGTGGTTTCCCCGACGTTGCTGCTGTCCCCGCGCTCCGTCTCCCTCGGCTGAAGCACCTCAAGCTCCCCGGCGTCGCCATTTCGGAGGAAGCCCTCCTCCACCTGCTCGCCGGCTGCACTGCGCTCGAGAGCCTTGAGCTTCAGGGCAACGGGCTCAGCACTGTCCGGATCGTCTCGCCGACTCTTCGGAATATCGCTGTCTATGTATCTTACTACCACAAATCAGACGTGGTGCTTCAGGAGCTTGTCATTGAGGATGCACCGTGCCTTGAAAGATTGATCCCACTTGATTCAGGGGATGTCCCAATGACAATCACGGTTATCGCGGCACCCAAGCTAACGGTATTGGGCTACCTGTCTAGCCAAATCTACGAACTTGTGATTGGAACCATAATTGTTAAG GAAATGATCCCCGTCAGCTTGACCGCGCCAATGCGCACAGTGAAGGTGTTGGTCCTAGAATCCATCGGCCCCAACCTGGATACAATTGCTCGATTTCTTAGATGCTTTCCTTGCATGGAAAAGCTATACATCCAG TCACGTTTTAGGAAGGATATGAAAAATGTGGGTCCATATGACATACTCATTGATCCTATTGAATGCCTCAGTCTCCATCTAAGTGCAATCGTAATAAACACCTATCGAGGCATGCAGCCAGATGTTAACTTTGCCAAGTTCTTTGTTCTGAATGCAAAGGTGCTAAAGGTAATGAAATTTGGTGTCTGTGGTACATATAATGAGAAATGGATGGCTAATCAGCAGAGACGGCTACAACTAGACAAGAGGGCTTCTAGAGATGCTCGATTTGATTTTGAAAGAGATGTTGGTGGGTGTTGGTTTTCCAATAAGAAGCACACACATGATTTGTGGATAGCTGATCCATTTGATAGCTCGTTATGCAATTGTTGTTAA
- the LOC123122558 gene encoding uncharacterized protein, with amino-acid sequence MNGEMMMRPPMPAPYQVWAAALAQQQQLPPVAEAPPAAGFKPARPAWKRAARQQSGWKQRKATAQAQGRWGGSAAPRNTTSYLIRAKRAGGVASLVSPCPVTPAVLPTPRLSPAREVLVEMAKEAWGVDGYGSMKGLIRLRPQAAGPDAGDGDSGSGESDVEEHVEVERRLDHDLSRFEMVQLPAAPAGEDEDARAARLEEENLTLRARLFLVERDMADLRRRLLAVESLCRDRHRDGCVVDAALPSPTSDEAATEDAMVL; translated from the coding sequence ATGAACGGCGAGATGATGATGCGGCCTCCCATGCCGGCGCCGTACCAGGtgtgggcggcggcgctggcgcagcagcagcagctcccgcCGGTGGCGGAGGCGCCGCCGGCGGCGGGGTTCAAGCCGGCGAGGCCCGCGTGGAAGCGGGCGGCGCGGCAGCAGTCCGGGTGGAAGCAGCGCAAGGCCACGGCCCAGGCGCAGGGGAGGTGGGGCGGGTCGGCGGCGCCGCGCAACACGACGTCGTACCTGATCCGGGCCAAGCGGGCGGGTGGCGTGGCGTCGCTGGTGTCGCCGTGCCCCGTGACGCCCGCCGTGCTGCCGACGCCGCGGCTGTCGCCGGCGCGGGAGGTGCTGGTGGAGATGGCCAAGGAGGCGTGGGGCGTCGACGGTTACGGCTCCATGAAGGGCCTCATCCGCCTCCGCCCCCAGGCCGCCGGCCCCGACGCCGGCGACGGCGACTCGGGCTCCGGCGAGAGCGACGTGGAGGAGCACGTGGAGGTGGAGCGCCGCCTTGACCACGACCTCAGCCGCTTCGAGATGGTGCAGCTCCCCGCCGCGCCGGCAGGCGAGGACGAGGACGCCCGCGCGGCCCGGCTGGAGGAGGAGAACCTGACCCTCCGCGCGCGGCTCTTCCTGGTGGAGCGCGACATGGCcgacctccgccgccgcctcctcgccgtcgaGTCCCTCTGCCGCGACCGCCACCGCGACGGCTGCGTCGTGGACGCCGCCCTGCCTTCCCCAACCAGCGACGAGGCGGCCACCGAGGACGCCATGGTACTCTga
- the LOC123122559 gene encoding nicotinate-nucleotide pyrophosphorylase [carboxylating], chloroplastic — MTPATPTAAAPIRQHLPSSSARCGNPRPSARLRLPARPRAAPSASMSAEARPAPSPVPPPAHPTYDLSAVIALALSEDAGDRGDVSCLATIPTDVKAEATFIAKEDGVIAGISLAEMIFNQVDPSLKVEWFEADGNYVRKGLQFGKVYGCAQSIIVAERVVLNFMQRMSGIATMTKAMADAARPACILETRKTAPGLRLVDKWAVLIGGGKNHRLGLFDMVMIKDNHISVAGGITNAMTSVDQFLEKENLAIPVEVETRTLEEVRDLLKYTDENKTSLTRIMLDNMVVPLPNGDLDVSMLKDAVQLINGRFETEASGNVTIDTVKKIGETGVTYISSGALTHSVKALDISLKIDTELALQVGRRTNRA, encoded by the exons ATGACGCCCGCGactcccaccgccgccgcgcccaTCCGCCAGCACCTCCCCTCCTCCTCGGCGCGCTGCGGCAACCCGCGCCCCAGCGCCCGCCTGCGCCTGCCCGCTCGCCCCCGCGCCGCCCCCTCGGCCTCCATGTCCGCCGAGGCGCGGCCGGCGCCGTCGCCCGTGCCGCCGCCGGCGCACCCCACCTACGACCTCAGCGCCGTcatcgccctcgccctctccgAGGACGCCGGCGACCGAG GGGATGTGTCGTGTTTGGCTACCATACCAACCGATGTAAAGGCTGAAGCCACTTTTATCGCTAAGGAGGATGGTGTCATCGCAGGCATAAGCCTAGCTGAGATGATATTTAACCAGGTTGATCCGTCGTTGAAG GTTGAATGGTTTGAGGCTGATGGAAATTATGTCCGTAAGGGATTGCAGTTTGGCAAAGTATATG ggtgtgctcagagTATCATTGTTGCTGAGAGGGTTGTGCTAAATTTCATGCAAAGAATGAGTGGAATCGCTACAATGACGAAG GCCATGGCTGATGCTGCTCGTCCAGCATGCATACTGGAAACAAGAAAAACTGCTCCAGGTTTACGTCTGGTTGACAAGTGGGCA GTACTAATTGGTGGTGGGAAGAATCACAGGCTTGGATTATTTGATATGGTTATGATAAAAGATAATCATATTTCTGTTGCTGGGGGCATTACAAATGCAATGACATCTGTTGATCAGTTCTTGGAGAAGGAAAATCTTGCAATTCCTGTTGAG GTTGAGACGAGGACACTCGAGGAAGTTAGAGATTTATTGAAGTATACCGATGAGAACAAGACTTCATTAACTCGTATAATGTTGGATAATATGGTTGTACCTCTTCCTAATGGGGATCTAGATGTATCAATGCTCAAAGATGCAGTTCAGTTGATAAATGGAAGATTTGAGACAGAG GCATCTGGAAATGTGACGATCGATACGGTGAAGAAAATCGGAGAAACTGGAGTTACATACATTTCAAG TGGAGCGTTGACGCATTCCGTGAAGGCGCTCGACATATCTCTCAAGATAGACACCGAGCTGGCTCTTCAAGTTGGAAGGCGCACAAATCGCGCCTGA